The proteins below come from a single Chitinophaga pinensis DSM 2588 genomic window:
- a CDS encoding reverse transcriptase domain-containing protein, with the protein MKRVRSCILRKVLLRGGSISPLLSNIYLHYVLDTWFKDQIQRLLKDDSFMIRFADDFLLGFTNKEDALRVMAVLPKRLSKYGLTLHPDKTRLIDLDDDGEDHPRTTFDFLAFTHYISKSRNGKRILKRKTSSKKLNAALKRLSDWIKFYRHKLPIAELIESLNQKLRGHYAYYGITFNIRKLHTYYNRTKNLLYKWLNHRGGKRVWTWEKIRKLTMEWIPLVRPKVYHSYQLAKP; encoded by the coding sequence TTGAAAAGGGTTAGGTCGTGTATCCTACGGAAGGTACTCCTCAGGGGAGGTAGCATATCTCCGTTACTGAGTAACATTTACCTACACTATGTACTGGATACCTGGTTTAAAGATCAAATCCAGCGATTACTGAAGGATGACAGTTTTATGATCCGTTTTGCGGATGACTTTCTTCTTGGGTTTACCAACAAGGAAGATGCATTACGAGTGATGGCAGTTTTACCGAAACGATTAAGTAAATACGGACTGACCCTACATCCAGACAAGACCAGATTAATAGATCTGGACGATGATGGAGAAGATCATCCCCGTACCACGTTTGACTTCTTAGCTTTTACTCACTATATAAGTAAAAGCCGAAATGGAAAACGTATCCTTAAGCGGAAAACAAGCAGTAAGAAACTGAATGCGGCTTTGAAGCGTCTGAGTGACTGGATCAAGTTCTATAGACACAAGCTACCTATAGCAGAACTTATAGAATCACTGAACCAGAAACTACGCGGCCACTATGCCTACTATGGTATAACATTCAATATCAGGAAGCTGCACACGTACTATAACCGGACTAAAAACTTACTCTATAAATGGCTAAACCATCGAGGGGGTAAGCGTGTCTGGACATGGGAAAAGATAAGGAAGCTAACGATGGAGTGGATACCCCTTGTAAGACCGAAGGTCTATCACAGTTATCAATTAGCGAAACCGTAA
- a CDS encoding antibiotic biosynthesis monooxygenase family protein: MNQAIVLINVFTVAPENQLRLIDLLTKATEESVKFIEGFIAATLHKSVDGTKVTMYAQWRSREDYENMRKNAVASPYLEEALQFAQFDMGMYEIVRQFEAEQP, from the coding sequence ATGAATCAGGCAATTGTGTTGATCAATGTATTTACAGTAGCGCCGGAGAACCAGTTACGCCTCATAGACTTGTTAACAAAGGCTACAGAAGAAAGTGTGAAGTTTATTGAAGGCTTTATTGCGGCTACCTTACATAAAAGTGTAGATGGTACAAAAGTCACGATGTATGCACAATGGCGCAGCAGGGAAGATTATGAGAATATGCGAAAAAATGCCGTTGCTTCACCTTATTTAGAAGAGGCATTGCAGTTCGCGCAATTCGATATGGGGATGTACGAGATCGTTCGCCAATTTGAAGCGGAACAACCTTGA
- a CDS encoding winged helix-turn-helix transcriptional regulator, whose protein sequence is MYKKKTPIQINCGLHFFKELLNGKWKLMLIYYVSQGFHRPSELQQKIQNGDRRVLDKQLGELVNHGFLEKQVYNTKMPKVEYKLTPLGNDLVPLIIVMEKWGEEHREDLEKGLKNDPKFTDVL, encoded by the coding sequence ATGTATAAGAAGAAAACACCCATTCAAATAAATTGTGGTCTACATTTCTTTAAAGAATTATTGAATGGGAAATGGAAGTTGATGCTTATTTATTATGTGTCCCAGGGGTTTCACCGCCCCAGTGAATTACAACAAAAGATACAGAATGGTGATCGCAGAGTACTGGATAAGCAGTTAGGGGAACTGGTGAATCATGGTTTTTTGGAAAAACAGGTATACAATACAAAGATGCCTAAAGTGGAATACAAGTTGACGCCATTAGGTAATGACTTAGTTCCGCTTATTATAGTGATGGAAAAATGGGGAGAGGAACACAGGGAGGATCTTGAAAAAGGATTGAAGAATGATCCTAAGTTTACGGACGTTTTGTAA
- a CDS encoding NUDIX hydrolase, whose protein sequence is MKLIDKLAWIEIKDGAILSTRSYGKDKYYIPGGKREDGETDAQALCREIKEELSVDLHIATLQLVGIFQAQAHGHTAGIEVKMTCYTAEYSGEISAAAEIEEVRWLQYIDKDKISEVDKLIFDFLKEKQLIR, encoded by the coding sequence ATGAAACTCATTGACAAACTCGCCTGGATTGAAATAAAAGACGGCGCCATCCTCTCCACGAGAAGTTATGGTAAGGATAAATACTATATTCCCGGAGGAAAACGAGAAGATGGTGAGACCGATGCACAGGCATTATGCAGGGAAATAAAAGAAGAATTGAGTGTTGACCTGCATATAGCCACACTGCAATTGGTAGGTATCTTTCAGGCACAGGCGCATGGACATACAGCAGGCATTGAAGTAAAAATGACATGTTATACGGCTGAATATTCAGGTGAGATCAGCGCTGCTGCAGAAATTGAGGAAGTCAGATGGTTACAGTACATCGATAAAGACAAGATTTCCGAAGTAGATAAATTGATATTCGATTTTTTAAAAGAAAAGCAACTGATTCGTTGA
- a CDS encoding helix-turn-helix domain-containing protein, protein MNNIQTISAFHRLLSLPAPTHPLVSVARLQDRKSANDDIWQPFSVDFYTISLKREVRARMKYGQQYYDFDTGIMSFTSPRQAQLLEMVDESTAGPQFGKGFVLMLHPDFLRRHPLATTIRNYGFFSYAVNESLHLSAQEERNIIDVFRKIEQEGKHIDKHTQPVMLSQIDLLLNYCNRFYERQFITRKAVNSDLLMKLEQLLDKWFETNDDFKRSLPTVEYLAGKLNLSPHYLTDMLRALTGQSTQAHIHEKLIEKAKERLSTTTLSVSEIAYELGFEHPQSFSKLFKAKTALSPSAFRESFS, encoded by the coding sequence ATGAATAATATTCAAACGATATCAGCATTTCACCGTTTATTATCATTACCAGCTCCTACACATCCGCTGGTGAGCGTGGCGCGTCTGCAGGATAGAAAATCCGCTAACGATGATATCTGGCAACCCTTTTCTGTTGATTTTTATACGATATCCCTGAAAAGGGAGGTCCGGGCCAGGATGAAGTATGGTCAGCAGTATTATGATTTTGACACCGGGATCATGAGTTTTACTTCACCCAGACAGGCGCAATTACTTGAAATGGTAGATGAAAGTACAGCTGGTCCTCAATTTGGGAAAGGGTTTGTACTCATGTTGCATCCGGACTTTTTAAGACGACATCCCCTGGCGACGACTATCAGAAATTATGGTTTCTTCTCTTATGCCGTGAACGAATCACTGCATCTTTCTGCACAGGAGGAGCGGAACATTATAGACGTTTTCAGAAAGATAGAACAGGAGGGAAAGCATATTGACAAACATACACAGCCGGTGATGCTTTCACAGATAGACTTACTCTTGAATTATTGTAATCGCTTTTATGAACGGCAGTTCATCACCCGTAAAGCGGTTAACAGTGATTTACTAATGAAGCTTGAACAGCTCCTGGATAAATGGTTTGAAACGAATGATGATTTTAAGCGATCACTTCCTACGGTGGAATATCTTGCAGGTAAATTAAACTTGTCTCCGCATTATCTGACAGATATGTTACGCGCGTTGACTGGACAAAGTACCCAGGCACATATTCATGAGAAGCTGATTGAAAAAGCGAAAGAAAGATTGTCAACGACTACACTTTCCGTCAGTGAGATTGCCTATGAACTTGGTTTTGAGCATCCACAGTCTTTTAGTAAGTTGTTTAAGGCGAAGACAGCATTGTCTCCTTCAGCATTCAGGGAGTCTTTTAGTTGA
- a CDS encoding class I SAM-dependent methyltransferase: MSDATSMQNTTNPNKALWEKGDFTRLAATMRESGTELISKLDITPGMDVLDLGCGDGTTALPSARLGARVLGVDIARNLVAAGNKRIEEEGLTNIRILEGDATHLEGIADASFDLVVSIFGAMFAPKPFDVAKEMVRVTRPGGRIVMGNWIPGDPTLVAQILKVSAAYTPPPPEGFISPVLWGIEDNVKERFGQAGISADNISFIRDTYTFQAPFPAASFVEQFRLYYGPTMNAFDAAEKNGKATELQKELEELFVRENRSKDPDKTSIPATFLRVTVQR, encoded by the coding sequence ATGAGCGACGCAACCTCTATGCAAAACACCACAAATCCCAACAAAGCACTATGGGAAAAGGGAGACTTTACACGCCTTGCAGCAACCATGCGTGAAAGCGGCACCGAACTGATCTCAAAACTCGACATTACACCAGGTATGGACGTACTTGATCTTGGTTGTGGTGATGGCACTACTGCCCTTCCGTCGGCCCGTCTTGGCGCCAGGGTATTAGGAGTAGATATTGCCCGAAACCTGGTAGCCGCAGGGAATAAGCGTATCGAGGAAGAGGGTCTGACTAATATTCGTATCCTGGAAGGAGATGCTACTCATCTGGAAGGAATTGCGGATGCCAGCTTTGACCTCGTTGTAAGCATTTTCGGTGCCATGTTTGCCCCGAAACCATTTGATGTGGCAAAAGAGATGGTAAGGGTAACACGACCCGGTGGAAGGATTGTAATGGGCAACTGGATACCTGGCGACCCAACCCTGGTAGCACAGATATTGAAGGTCAGTGCTGCTTATACGCCTCCTCCACCGGAAGGCTTTATCAGTCCCGTTTTATGGGGAATAGAAGACAACGTAAAAGAACGGTTTGGTCAGGCGGGTATTTCTGCGGATAACATCTCCTTTATCAGGGATACCTACACCTTCCAGGCGCCATTCCCTGCCGCCTCATTTGTAGAACAATTCAGGCTGTATTATGGTCCCACAATGAACGCTTTCGATGCTGCAGAAAAAAATGGTAAGGCAACAGAGCTGCAAAAGGAACTGGAAGAATTATTCGTTCGGGAGAACAGGAGTAAAGATCCGGATAAGACCTCTATTCCGGCAACATTCTTACGTGTGACCGTTCAACGCTGA
- a CDS encoding alpha/beta fold hydrolase encodes MNNSINFLRRHFLGIALIFAALSIGGLNTVNAQTKDASFDHVKQIKAGVLDVGYVEAGPADGEPVILLHGWPYDIYSYKEVSDILAAKGFRVLIPYLRGYGTTRFLSAATPRNGQQSVVAVDIIEFMDALKIKKAVVGGFDWGARTADIMAALWPERVKGLVSVSGYLIGSQAANKTPLPPKAELSWWYQFYFATERGRAGYEANTHDFNKLIWQTASPKWNFSDAVYNQSATAFDNPDHVKIVIDNYRWRLGLAEGEAKYDDLEKKLAASPDITVPTVTLEGDANGAPHPDPAKYAAKFKGKYAHHTLTGGVGHNLPQEAPQAFADAIIEVNNFTK; translated from the coding sequence ATGAACAACAGCATAAACTTCCTCCGCCGTCATTTCCTGGGTATAGCTTTAATATTTGCCGCATTGAGTATCGGCGGACTGAATACCGTCAACGCACAAACTAAGGATGCCTCATTTGATCATGTGAAACAGATCAAAGCGGGTGTGCTGGATGTGGGATATGTAGAAGCAGGGCCGGCTGACGGAGAACCGGTAATATTGCTTCATGGTTGGCCATATGATATTTACAGTTATAAAGAAGTATCTGATATCCTGGCGGCCAAAGGATTCAGGGTATTGATACCTTATCTGCGTGGTTATGGTACGACCCGGTTTTTGTCGGCAGCTACACCACGTAACGGACAACAATCAGTGGTGGCCGTAGACATCATCGAATTTATGGACGCACTGAAAATTAAAAAAGCAGTAGTCGGTGGTTTTGACTGGGGCGCACGTACTGCTGATATTATGGCCGCCCTCTGGCCTGAACGTGTAAAAGGACTGGTATCGGTAAGTGGTTACCTGATCGGTAGTCAGGCGGCTAATAAAACACCTTTACCTCCTAAAGCAGAATTGTCCTGGTGGTATCAGTTTTATTTCGCGACAGAACGTGGTCGTGCAGGATATGAGGCAAACACCCATGACTTTAATAAGCTGATCTGGCAGACTGCCTCCCCAAAATGGAATTTCAGCGATGCAGTGTACAACCAGTCAGCAACTGCATTTGATAATCCGGATCATGTGAAGATCGTTATCGATAACTATCGCTGGAGACTTGGTCTGGCTGAAGGAGAAGCAAAGTATGATGATCTGGAAAAGAAACTGGCTGCATCACCTGATATTACAGTACCTACCGTTACATTGGAAGGCGATGCCAATGGTGCGCCACATCCCGATCCTGCAAAATATGCTGCTAAGTTTAAAGGCAAATATGCACATCATACACTTACCGGCGGTGTAGGACACAACCTTCCGCAGGAAGCACCGCAGGCATTTGCAGATGCAATTATTGAAGTGAATAATTTTACAAAATAG
- a CDS encoding EthD domain-containing protein, translated as MLKFTFLIRRTDGMSKEDFINYHRQHHAPLFMSIPESQKYVKKYVVSHPTEVAGFPAPQYDGVTDIYFSSMEDFNTFFSSENYKLKVHPDESNFFKLNEVVSLVCDEKIVVDVTIA; from the coding sequence ATGCTGAAATTCACATTTCTAATCCGCCGGACTGATGGTATGAGTAAAGAAGATTTCATTAATTACCATCGTCAGCATCATGCGCCGTTATTTATGTCCATTCCTGAATCTCAAAAGTACGTTAAAAAATATGTTGTCTCCCATCCTACCGAAGTAGCAGGTTTTCCCGCGCCTCAATACGATGGTGTCACTGACATCTACTTCTCTTCAATGGAAGATTTCAATACGTTTTTCTCCAGCGAAAATTACAAACTGAAGGTACATCCGGACGAAAGTAATTTCTTCAAGTTGAATGAGGTAGTAAGCCTGGTCTGTGACGAAAAAATAGTAGTCGATGTAACAATAGCATAA
- a CDS encoding alpha/beta hydrolase translates to MQQSVKFSNRAWEVAADLYLPDNLDKTKKHTAIICVHPGSSVKEQTAGLYAAKLSKEGFIAIAFDASFQGESGGMPRYLEDPVTRVEDIRCAVDYLTTVDFVGSERIGVLGICAGGGYAANAALTERRIKAVVSVSPTNIGRAYRENSTIATLEAVGRQRTAEANGAAALITPWTPASAAAARQAGLTDADLLEAIDYYRTSRGEHPNANNQLRFTSISSIMAFDAFHLAEYLLTQPLLVIVGDRVGSFGAYRDGFELYNKAASKDKSIHTVKGAGHYDLYDQPAATTEAVGKIVPFLQKALSAE, encoded by the coding sequence ATGCAACAATCAGTAAAATTCTCAAACAGGGCCTGGGAAGTTGCGGCAGATCTTTATCTGCCGGACAACCTTGATAAAACCAAAAAGCATACAGCAATTATTTGTGTTCATCCGGGTAGCAGCGTAAAAGAACAGACGGCAGGTCTCTACGCGGCTAAACTATCGAAGGAGGGATTTATAGCAATCGCCTTTGATGCTTCTTTTCAGGGGGAAAGCGGCGGTATGCCCCGTTACCTGGAAGATCCTGTGACCCGTGTGGAAGACATCCGTTGTGCGGTGGACTATCTGACTACTGTAGACTTTGTAGGTAGTGAACGTATCGGTGTACTAGGGATTTGTGCGGGTGGTGGTTACGCGGCAAATGCAGCCCTTACGGAAAGACGTATCAAAGCGGTTGTGTCTGTTTCTCCTACGAATATCGGTCGCGCTTACAGAGAAAACAGTACAATAGCAACACTGGAAGCAGTCGGCCGACAACGTACGGCAGAAGCAAACGGAGCAGCTGCCTTGATTACACCGTGGACGCCGGCGTCTGCAGCAGCTGCAAGGCAGGCTGGGTTGACAGATGCGGATCTGCTGGAGGCAATAGATTATTATAGAACCTCCAGGGGAGAACATCCGAATGCCAACAATCAGCTGCGCTTTACCAGTATCAGTTCCATCATGGCATTTGATGCTTTCCATCTGGCAGAATATTTATTAACGCAGCCTTTACTGGTGATAGTGGGAGATAGGGTCGGTTCATTCGGCGCTTACAGAGATGGCTTTGAGCTGTATAATAAAGCTGCGTCAAAAGATAAAAGCATTCATACCGTAAAAGGAGCTGGCCATTACGATCTTTATGATCAACCGGCAGCGACAACGGAAGCAGTTGGGAAAATTGTTCCCTTTCTGCAGAAAGCTCTTTCGGCGGAATAG
- a CDS encoding winged helix-turn-helix transcriptional regulator, with protein MEENCHQDKICSSKDLLAVRDALDVLSGKWKLQILISLLNGARRFKEIARDIEGISDRMLSKELKELEANQLVERKMYDAFPPVVEYNTTAHTRSLHTVIYALKEWGYLHRKTILEN; from the coding sequence ATGGAAGAGAATTGTCACCAGGATAAGATCTGCTCCAGTAAGGATCTACTTGCTGTCCGCGATGCATTGGATGTGTTGAGTGGAAAATGGAAATTGCAGATATTGATTAGTCTGCTGAATGGAGCCAGACGTTTTAAGGAAATTGCCCGTGATATAGAAGGGATCAGTGATAGAATGTTGTCGAAGGAATTGAAAGAACTGGAAGCCAATCAGCTGGTCGAAAGAAAAATGTATGATGCTTTCCCACCCGTTGTTGAATATAACACGACTGCACATACCAGATCTCTGCATACTGTTATTTATGCATTGAAAGAATGGGGATATCTGCATAGAAAAACCATCCTGGAGAATTGA
- a CDS encoding C40 family peptidase has product MYRTTVLKLLFPLLLSCTEVPEKKTELEQLPVYTDDSLMSPPDTTITVSTSSIKTGTTNPDELLAFSKTLKGIPYKYSSTDPRRGFDCSGFITYVFNHFKIDVPRTSAGFTNEGETVSLAEGKPGDLILFTGTDSTIRTVGHMGIITQADDSVVFIHSTSGKANGVTETTLNPYYMGRFVKVIRVFPHH; this is encoded by the coding sequence ATGTATAGAACAACTGTCCTGAAACTGCTATTTCCCCTGTTGCTGTCGTGCACCGAAGTACCGGAAAAAAAGACCGAATTGGAACAGTTGCCCGTTTACACGGATGATTCACTGATGAGTCCTCCTGATACAACTATTACTGTTAGTACATCCAGCATCAAGACAGGCACAACGAATCCGGATGAACTATTAGCCTTTTCCAAAACATTGAAAGGTATTCCGTATAAATATAGTTCCACAGATCCCCGCAGAGGATTTGACTGTTCAGGATTTATAACCTATGTGTTTAATCACTTTAAAATAGATGTGCCAAGAACCTCGGCGGGTTTCACCAATGAAGGGGAAACAGTCTCGCTTGCTGAAGGAAAACCCGGTGATCTTATTCTGTTTACAGGCACCGACAGCACCATAAGGACCGTCGGACATATGGGCATCATCACACAGGCAGATGATAGCGTTGTATTTATACATTCTACCTCCGGTAAGGCGAATGGGGTAACTGAGACGACATTGAACCCATATTATATGGGAAGATTTGTAAAGGTAATCAGGGTTTTTCCCCATCACTAA
- a CDS encoding PQQ-dependent sugar dehydrogenase produces MKNLLLILTASATLALYACSDDNEGSNDPKYPPVETQDPNTDYQPAFQGQTRAAGVRTSTRLDTTVITSSLTGPWSVKSLPDGRFLVTEKRGVLRIVTQTGTVGAAISGLPAVNSNGQGGLLGLTLDPAFATNRMVYWTFSENVAGGTVTAVAKGRLANDEKAIENAVVIYRAIPAYNGTLHYGSRIVFDAQGNLFVSTGERSDLATRPLAQSTTAALGKIVHITKDGQPAPGNPTFGEAGLPELYTIGHRNPQGLAIHPVTGDLWQAEHGPRGGDEINHIQAGKNYGWPTITYGIEYSGQKVGDGIQQKEGLEQPVYYWDPVVSPSGMTFYGGDRVPEWKNNLFIGALSGQHIVRLVIENNKVVGEERLLGGEGQRFRDVTQGVDGALYAVTDQGRLYRLDKAE; encoded by the coding sequence ATGAAAAACCTATTACTCATTCTTACTGCCAGTGCTACACTTGCGCTGTATGCATGTTCCGATGACAATGAAGGATCAAATGACCCGAAGTATCCGCCTGTTGAAACGCAGGATCCTAATACGGATTATCAACCGGCTTTCCAGGGGCAAACGAGGGCCGCAGGTGTACGTACAAGCACCCGCCTGGATACCACCGTCATTACCTCTTCATTGACAGGTCCCTGGAGTGTCAAAAGTCTTCCGGATGGCAGATTCCTCGTTACTGAAAAAAGAGGCGTTCTGCGTATTGTTACGCAAACCGGTACCGTTGGTGCAGCAATCAGCGGATTACCTGCCGTAAATTCAAATGGTCAGGGTGGTCTGCTGGGTCTGACGCTTGATCCTGCATTCGCCACAAACCGCATGGTATACTGGACATTTTCTGAAAATGTCGCTGGTGGTACCGTTACAGCCGTAGCAAAAGGCCGTCTGGCAAATGACGAGAAAGCAATAGAAAATGCAGTAGTCATTTATCGGGCTATCCCTGCATATAATGGAACACTGCATTATGGCAGCCGCATCGTGTTTGATGCACAGGGTAATCTCTTCGTAAGTACCGGAGAACGTTCTGATCTGGCTACAAGACCATTGGCACAGTCCACCACCGCAGCCCTTGGTAAGATCGTACATATCACTAAAGATGGTCAGCCGGCTCCTGGTAATCCTACCTTTGGAGAAGCCGGTTTACCAGAATTATATACTATCGGACATCGTAATCCGCAGGGTCTGGCTATTCATCCCGTTACCGGCGACTTGTGGCAGGCAGAACATGGTCCACGTGGTGGTGATGAAATAAATCACATACAGGCAGGAAAGAACTACGGTTGGCCTACAATCACTTATGGCATCGAATATAGTGGTCAGAAAGTGGGAGATGGGATCCAGCAAAAAGAAGGACTTGAGCAACCTGTTTACTACTGGGATCCTGTCGTATCGCCTAGTGGTATGACTTTCTATGGTGGCGACAGGGTACCTGAATGGAAGAATAACCTGTTTATCGGCGCATTGAGTGGTCAGCATATCGTACGACTTGTTATTGAAAATAATAAGGTTGTAGGCGAGGAAAGACTGCTGGGTGGAGAAGGGCAGCGTTTTCGGGATGTGACACAGGGTGTAGACGGCGCGTTATATGCCGTGACAGATCAGGGTAGATTATATAGACTGGATAAAGCCGAATAA
- a CDS encoding NAD(P)H-binding protein has product MENRVLIFGATGRTGLIATAYAIQQGYHVTVLVRNPEKITIQSDKLRIIKGSPANIEEVRMAMKNCRYVINLLSALSQEESFSFKKIDAPHVLEKSIKNAILCMREYGIKRILSLSSIGVGDSYKYAPWFMRLIIKITNFSIVFADHNAQEQLLRESDLDWTIARPVALNNDQASGTLVVNYNKRPRPFKMSRKQLAAFFINNLNTSDYIHKSPVLSESAAGS; this is encoded by the coding sequence ATGGAAAACAGGGTATTAATATTTGGCGCAACCGGCAGGACAGGATTGATCGCAACAGCGTATGCGATTCAACAGGGATATCATGTAACGGTGCTTGTTCGCAATCCGGAAAAAATAACCATCCAATCAGATAAGCTCCGCATAATAAAGGGCTCGCCTGCCAATATTGAAGAGGTACGTATGGCGATGAAAAATTGCAGGTATGTGATCAATTTATTAAGTGCACTTTCGCAGGAAGAGAGTTTTTCCTTCAAAAAAATCGATGCGCCGCATGTACTGGAAAAGAGTATAAAGAATGCGATCCTTTGTATGCGGGAATATGGTATAAAGCGGATACTGTCGTTATCATCCATTGGTGTAGGAGATTCTTATAAATATGCACCCTGGTTTATGCGGCTGATTATAAAAATCACGAATTTCAGTATTGTATTTGCAGACCACAATGCACAGGAGCAATTATTAAGGGAATCGGATCTTGACTGGACGATTGCCAGACCAGTGGCACTTAACAATGACCAAGCTTCAGGTACGCTGGTGGTCAACTACAATAAAAGACCCCGTCCGTTTAAAATGAGCCGAAAACAGCTGGCAGCTTTTTTTATCAATAATTTAAATACGAGTGATTATATTCATAAATCGCCTGTTTTATCTGAATCAGCCGCTGGTAGTTAA